A stretch of the Salvelinus fontinalis isolate EN_2023a chromosome 22, ASM2944872v1, whole genome shotgun sequence genome encodes the following:
- the LOC129820125 gene encoding TLR4 interactor with leucine rich repeats-like — protein MDTGNFVGVICFLLFSCDGFLSPSPASGFCPERCDCQQAQHILCTNRGLRAVPKVHSSRVPEDVLVFSLGGNFIGNISAFDFTRYGNLIRLNLQYNQIQTIHPKAFEKLSKLEELYLGNNLISTIPPETLQSLAKLTTLYGNNNDIKKITPELFGNLESVVKLRLDGNAIELLQDSVFKSLTNLHYLHLESNQLSQIHRNAFSKLTKLRFLNLAQNKLTAVRNVFTFSQLRSLNTLLLSENEIQHVGNHVFQNLKKLSKLSLSNNNIYHLESESLNGLSSLTEFLIDGNVLENLPAGLLDPLERVEELDFSCNQISTVDPSAFEQLKHLSVLKLKDNRLTSLSGNIFALNSGLYDLDLHGNNWTCDCRLGELKQWMKSAHSQGKLLTVFLQCHHPATLRGKYLDYINSSQLQPPGNWSHLCETQTGPEESRGGGILEKEIEEREREQGEVRKETKGERRGIEAEERKDGEEHSEIGSREGVEMKAIKKVSRDREGEDRKEGEEEVGIQGDQGGQEKRDKSLSSKRRKKISASPRSRPSAEASGKREKGRWDSVPGRSVPQTQAPLLSNPMPPTTTWPQTVDQQNSHGNHLSGPITELLTSSPPTPQKEEWFDLFRGGQEDVIHAVTDPCVFNRHFITNVTVDQVASSTATVHWTTRDHSRRFTPGAGPGLEEVHYRVLFDRFGSSDRFPRYVYARGVARSVMLRELSPDCTYMACVEGVVGGSVCEVAPRDHCAGLVTLPEEAHHQETLTSDLQLVTVATLAGNAVLLLVIGGAWLGRSLRRKLKRRKSAVHVRHMYSTRRPFRSSMTTTAAVSTDFTSFQSSRPPRLGTLEEGGDLIEFPCDRFLDISPTRRDNSDMQRFSD, from the coding sequence ATGGATACCGGTAATTTCGTGGGTGTCATCTGCTTTCTCCTTTTCTCTTGTGACGGGTTCCTCTCGCCTTCACCCGCCAGCGGCTTCTGTCCTGAGCGCTGCGACTGCCAGCAAGCGCAGCACATCCTCTGTACAAACCGGGGGCTGCGCGCGGTGCCCAAGGTGCACTCCTCGCGGGTCCCAGAGGACGTGCTTGTCTTCAGCCTCGGGGGAAACTTCATCGGTAACATCTCCGCCTTCGACTTCACACGGTATGGAAATCTTATAAGGTTGAACTTACAGTATAATCAAATACAGACCATTCACCCAAAAGCCTTTGAAAAGCTCTCCAAATTGGAGGAGCTGTATTTGGGCAACAATCTGATATCAACAATACCCCCAGAAACTTTACAGTCACTGGCAAAACTGACAACTTTGTATGGCAATAACAATGACATTAAGAAGATAACTCCAGAGCTGTTTGGTAACTTGGAGAGCGTTGTGAAGCTGAGGTTGGATGGGAACGCCATAGAACTGTTACAGGACTCGGTGTTCAAGAGCTTGACTAATCTGCATTATCTCCATCTAGAATCGAACCAGCTGAGTCAAATCCACAGAAACGCCTTTTCCAAGCTCACCAAACTGCGCTTTCTCAACCTGGCGCAGAACAAACTGACAGCCGTGCGTAATGTGTTTACGTTCTCCCAGCTCAGGTCACTGAATACGTTGCTGCTCTCTGAAAATGAAATACAACACGTCGGAAACCACGTCTTTCAGAATCTGAAAAAGCTTTCTAAACTATCCCTCAGCAATAACAACATCTACCATTTGGAAAGCGAGTCGTTGAATGGACTGTCGAGCTTGACAGAATTTCTGATTGACGGGAACGTGCTGGAGAATCTTCCCGCAGGACTTCTCGACCCGCTGGAGAGAGTCGAGGAGCTGGACTTTAGTTGCAACCAAATTTCCACGGTGGACCCCTCGGCTTTTGAACAACTGAAGCATCTGAGTGTTTTAAAACTCAAAGACAACAGGCTCACGAGCCTCTCCGGTAACATATTCGCCCTCAACAGCGGCCTTTACGATTTGGATCTCCATGGCAACAACTGGACGTGTGACTGCCGCCTGGGCGAGCTGAAGCAGTGGATGAAGTCGGCGCACTCTCAGGGGAAGCTGCTGACCGTTTTCCTGCAGTGTCATCACCCAGCGACACTGAGGGGGAAGTATCTAGATTATATCAACAGCTCCCAGCTGCAGCCCCCAGGGAATTGGAGCCACTTGTGTGAGACCCAGACTGGgcctgaggagagcagaggagggggTATCCTGgagaaggagatagaggagagggagagagagcagggagaggtaaggaaggagacaaagggggagaggagaggaatagaggcAGAGGAAAGGAAGGATGGAGAAGAGCATAGCGAAAttgggagtagagagggagtggagaTGAAGGCAATAAAGAAGGTGagcagggatagagagggagaggataggaaggagggagaggaggaggtgggtaTCCAAGGGGACCAGGGAGGACAAGAGAAGCGGGACAAATCCCTGTCGtcgaagaggaggaagaaaataTCTGCCAGCCCTAGGTCGCGACCTTCTGCTGAGGCTTCTGGGAAGCGTGAGAAAGGGAGGTGGGATTCCGTTCCGGGCCGCAGCGTTCCTCAAACACAAGCCCCTCTCCTGAGCAACCCCATGCCTCCAACCACAACCTGGCCTCAGACAGTTGACCAGCAAAATAGCCATGGTAACCATCTCAGTGGGCCAATCACAGagctcctcacctcctctcctcccacccctcAAAAAGAGGAGTGGTTTGACCTGTTCAGAGGCGGTCAGGAGGACGTTATACATGCAGTGACCGACCCCTGTGTGTTCAACCGCCACTTCATCACCAACGTGACCGTCGACCAGGTCGCCTCCAGCACGGCCACGGTCCACTGGACCACACGCGACCACAGCCGCCGCTTTACACCGGGAGCCGGACCGGGACTAGAAGAGGTCCACTACCGAGTGCTGTTTGACCGCTTTGGATCATCTGACCGTTTTCCTCGGTACGTGTACGCCCGTGGCGTTGCGCGGTCGGTGATGTTACGAGAACTAAGCCCAGACTGCACCTACATGGcttgtgttgagggtgtggtggGAGGGTCCGTGTGTGAGGTGGCGCCCAGGGACCACTGCGCCGGATTGGTCACTCTCCCAGAAGAGGCTCATCACCAAGAgacactgacctctgacctccagCTGGTCACCGTGGCAACACTGGCCGGCAACGCCGTCCTTCTTCTGGTGATTGGAGGAGCCTGGCTGGGGCGAAGTTTGAGGCGGAAGCTGAAAAGGAGGAAGTCAGCAGTGCATGTGCGTCACATGTACTCCACGCGACGACCATTCCGCAGCTCCATGACAACAACGGCGGCGGTGTCAACAGACTTCACAAGCTTCCAGAGCAGCCGGCCGCCACGGCTCGGAACCCTGGAGGAAGGGGGCGACCTTATAGAGTTCCCCTGCGACCGTTTCCTTGACATCAGCCCCACCCGTAGAGACAACAGTGACATGCAGAGGTTCTCAGATTAA